From a region of the uncultured Desulfatiglans sp. genome:
- a CDS encoding conserved hypothetical protein (Evidence 4 : Unknown function but conserved in other organisms) has product MSERQFLVDDITIKDTWRMFNIIAEFVDGFDVLPEVHPAVTIFGSARSKPQSQAYKMTVKTARLLVENGFNVISGGGPGIMEAANKGAADGGGKSVGLHIELPNEQQANPYSNIRLNFKYFFIRKVMFVKYAVAYIIMPGGFGTLDELFEALTLIQTERIRSFPVIMIDSKFWGGLVDWIRDTMLKGKTISPSDLDIFRVVDTPEEAVGIIKRRVIV; this is encoded by the coding sequence ATGAGTGAAAGACAATTCTTGGTGGATGATATCACCATCAAGGACACATGGCGCATGTTCAACATCATTGCCGAATTTGTCGATGGCTTCGATGTCCTGCCGGAGGTGCATCCGGCGGTCACCATCTTCGGCTCCGCCCGCTCCAAGCCCCAGAGCCAGGCTTATAAGATGACCGTGAAGACCGCCCGGCTGCTGGTTGAAAACGGATTCAACGTCATCTCCGGCGGAGGCCCGGGGATCATGGAGGCGGCCAACAAGGGGGCGGCCGATGGGGGCGGCAAATCCGTCGGCCTGCACATCGAACTCCCGAACGAGCAGCAGGCGAACCCATATTCAAACATCAGATTGAATTTCAAATACTTTTTCATTCGCAAGGTGATGTTCGTCAAATACGCCGTCGCTTACATTATCATGCCGGGAGGTTTCGGGACCCTCGACGAACTCTTCGAGGCCCTGACGCTGATCCAGACGGAACGGATCCGTTCCTTCCCTGTAATCATGATCGACTCGAAATTCTGGGGAGGTCTGGTGGACTGGATCAGAGACACCATGCTCAAGGGTAAGACCATTTCGCCCTCCGACCTCGACATTTTCCGGGTCGTGGATACGCCCGAGGAGGCCGTGGGGATCATCAAAAGGCGTGTCATTGTCTGA
- a CDS encoding 4Fe-4S ferredoxin iron-sulfur binding domain protein, translated as MALIKFREERCKGCGLCVLACPKGLLSISSSINLSGYPTAHISDMEACTGCKLCAEMCPDVVITVYK; from the coding sequence ATGGCCTTGATCAAATTTAGAGAAGAACGCTGCAAAGGGTGTGGACTCTGCGTACTGGCCTGTCCCAAAGGGCTCCTCAGTATCAGCTCCTCCATCAATCTGTCGGGTTATCCCACCGCTCACATCAGCGATATGGAGGCATGCACCGGTTGTAAACTATGCGCTGAGATGTGCCCCGATGTGGTGATCACGGTATACAAGTGA
- a CDS encoding Pyruvate/ketoisovalerate oxidoreductase yields MYFDTIIAGFGGQGVLLMGNILAYAAMGEKKRVTYMPVYGVEMRGGTANCTVVVSDQQIGSPIIQRPVSAIVMNRPSLDKFGPRVRKGGTLIVNASLIPEEAVHFRGVDCLLVPSRELALELGNERLANMVVLGAAVRRTGVVRVRSLKKALYGALDRRYHNMIESNSKALELGARFAADNGHP; encoded by the coding sequence ATGTATTTTGACACGATCATAGCGGGTTTCGGGGGCCAGGGCGTTCTGCTCATGGGCAACATCCTCGCCTATGCCGCCATGGGCGAAAAGAAGAGGGTGACCTATATGCCGGTCTATGGCGTCGAGATGCGTGGAGGAACCGCCAACTGCACCGTCGTCGTCTCGGACCAGCAGATCGGTTCGCCCATTATCCAGCGGCCGGTTTCAGCCATTGTCATGAACCGTCCTTCCCTTGACAAATTCGGACCCCGCGTTCGCAAAGGCGGAACGCTGATAGTCAATGCCTCTCTGATCCCTGAAGAAGCGGTGCACTTCCGAGGGGTGGACTGTCTCCTGGTCCCCAGCCGAGAGCTAGCCTTGGAGCTGGGGAACGAACGTCTGGCCAACATGGTCGTGCTTGGCGCGGCTGTTCGCCGCACCGGTGTCGTCCGGGTCCGCTCGCTCAAGAAGGCCCTTTATGGTGCGCTTGACCGGCGTTACCACAACATGATAGAGTCGAACAGCAAGGCCTTGGAGCTGGGAGCCCGTTTCGCTGCAGACAATGGGCATCCGTAA
- a CDS encoding conserved hypothetical protein (Evidence 4 : Unknown function but conserved in other organisms) has protein sequence MIAFDLKCSRDHVFEGWFDSIEAFEDQNARRLITCPFCEDSNIRRIISPVSIKKASPAPPHDASQPVDYHALAMAVLRSIHDTFDDVGTQFAGEALKIHYGVSEKRNIRGSATDEEERMLKEEGVEFFKFPVPRFPEDKKTN, from the coding sequence GTGATCGCTTTCGATCTCAAGTGTTCTAGAGACCATGTCTTCGAAGGCTGGTTCGACAGCATCGAGGCCTTCGAAGATCAGAACGCCAGGCGTTTGATCACCTGCCCGTTTTGCGAGGATTCCAACATTCGAAGAATCATATCTCCTGTGTCCATCAAGAAGGCCTCTCCCGCACCCCCCCACGATGCATCCCAACCGGTCGACTACCATGCACTCGCAATGGCGGTCTTGCGATCCATTCACGATACCTTTGACGACGTAGGAACGCAGTTCGCCGGAGAGGCCCTCAAGATTCACTACGGCGTTTCGGAAAAACGGAACATCCGCGGTTCGGCTACGGACGAAGAGGAAAGGATGCTCAAAGAGGAGGGCGTCGAATTCTTCAAATTCCCCGTCCCCAGATTCCCCGAAGACAAGAAGACCAATTGA
- the vorB gene encoding Ketoisovalerate oxidoreductase subunit VorB, producing METLFVKGNEAIAMGAIEAGCRFYFGYPITPQNDIPEYMSKHLPAIGGIFIQAESEIASINMLLGASATGARAMTSSSSPGISLKQEGISYLCGSQIPGVIVNMSRSGPGLGGISPSQGDYFQATRGGGHGDYRTIVLAPSSVQEAYDLTMRAFDLADKYRNPVVILGDALLGQIKEPLKTRLYRGTPSEKDWILTGASGRPRRILKSLYLSEGELTDHNWFLYRKYQQMKREIRFETQNLDDAKLVVVAFGSLARIVKSAVGMAREKGMLIGLLRPITLYPFPYAALEKISRKIRNFMAVELSTGQMVEDVKLAVGHKKNQVDFYGRPPGSIPSPDEIFHEIAKVYKKRIA from the coding sequence TTGGAGACTTTGTTCGTAAAAGGCAATGAAGCCATCGCCATGGGCGCCATCGAGGCCGGATGCCGGTTTTATTTCGGCTATCCCATCACTCCGCAAAACGACATCCCGGAGTATATGTCGAAACATCTGCCGGCGATCGGGGGCATCTTCATACAGGCCGAAAGCGAGATAGCGTCCATCAACATGCTCCTGGGCGCAAGCGCCACCGGAGCACGGGCGATGACCTCCTCTTCGAGCCCGGGCATTTCCCTGAAGCAGGAAGGCATTTCCTACCTGTGCGGCAGCCAGATACCGGGCGTTATCGTCAACATGAGCCGCAGCGGACCCGGCCTCGGGGGGATCTCACCGTCGCAGGGTGATTATTTCCAGGCCACCAGAGGCGGCGGACACGGGGATTACCGGACGATCGTCCTGGCCCCCTCATCCGTCCAGGAGGCCTATGATCTCACGATGCGCGCCTTCGACCTCGCCGACAAATACCGGAATCCGGTTGTGATCCTGGGCGACGCATTGCTGGGGCAGATCAAAGAACCCTTGAAAACACGCCTCTACAGAGGAACCCCCTCCGAGAAGGATTGGATCCTTACGGGCGCTTCGGGGCGGCCCCGCCGGATCCTCAAATCTCTCTACCTCTCAGAAGGCGAACTCACGGACCACAACTGGTTCCTTTACCGCAAGTATCAGCAGATGAAGCGCGAGATCCGCTTTGAAACCCAGAATTTAGACGATGCGAAGCTGGTTGTCGTCGCATTCGGCTCACTGGCTCGCATCGTGAAGAGCGCTGTGGGCATGGCCCGTGAAAAAGGCATGCTGATCGGCCTCCTGCGACCGATCACCCTTTACCCCTTTCCCTATGCTGCGCTCGAAAAGATCTCCCGGAAGATCAGAAATTTCATGGCGGTGGAACTGAGTACCGGCCAAATGGTCGAAGATGTCAAACTGGCCGTCGGACACAAGAAAAACCAGGTGGATTTCTATGGCAGACCGCCCGGCTCCATCCCGTCGCCGGACGAAATCTTTCATGAAATCGCCAAAGTCTACAAAAAGAGGATCGCATAA
- a CDS encoding Cupin domain protein has product MDEDRNRDEARDTYQDFLSDINEQFARQSQEKDFMDSIPGEPGEGADYEVDVGQRVRAVRQKRGLTLEDVSRRTDLDVGLLASIEDGTVAPPLGTVIKLAKALEMKMGYFISGQENRPFTIVHHQDRKVVSRYDSTKGKRYGYEYISLAPHKVDRHMEPFIVVLAPAETEEERSSHDGQEFIYVLEGAMAVHLEDQRYVLETGDAIYYDSTVPHLVKCHGDKPAKILAVLYTER; this is encoded by the coding sequence ATGGACGAGGATCGGAACCGCGATGAGGCACGGGATACCTACCAGGACTTCCTGAGCGATATCAACGAGCAGTTCGCCAGGCAAAGCCAGGAAAAGGATTTCATGGACAGCATCCCCGGCGAGCCTGGTGAAGGTGCGGATTACGAGGTCGACGTCGGTCAGCGCGTGCGCGCCGTAAGGCAGAAGCGGGGGCTCACGCTCGAGGATGTCTCCAGGCGAACCGATCTGGACGTAGGTCTGCTTGCCTCCATTGAAGACGGTACCGTAGCCCCGCCTCTGGGCACCGTGATCAAACTGGCCAAGGCCCTCGAAATGAAGATGGGCTACTTCATATCCGGCCAGGAAAACCGCCCCTTCACCATCGTGCACCATCAGGACCGGAAGGTGGTGTCCCGCTACGATTCCACTAAAGGCAAAAGGTATGGATATGAATACATCTCGCTCGCCCCGCACAAGGTCGACCGCCACATGGAGCCCTTCATCGTAGTGCTGGCGCCCGCCGAGACCGAAGAAGAACGTTCGAGCCACGACGGGCAGGAATTCATCTATGTCCTTGAAGGCGCCATGGCGGTTCATCTGGAAGACCAACGATACGTGCTCGAAACCGGCGATGCCATCTACTATGATTCGACCGTTCCCCACCTGGTGAAGTGCCACGGTGACAAACCGGCGAAGATTCTCGCCGTTCTTTATACCGAACGCTGA
- a CDS encoding Thiamine pyrophosphate protein domain protein TPP-binding protein, with protein MEQVFSRPQSLIDVPFHFCPGCHHGIIHRLTAECIDRYALQQTSIAVASVGCSVFLYDYLDIDVLEAPHGRAAAVATGVKRARPDRFVFTYQGDGDLAAIGTAEIIHAANRGEHITVIFVNNTVFGMTGGQMAPTTMPGQETTTTPFGRDPAVNGFPIRMAELLGGLTGTTFVARGAVDTPKNLVKTRKYLQRAFEVQTTGEGFGFVEILSACPTNWKMSPERANKRVKEEMIPYFPLGIFKGGEA; from the coding sequence ATGGAGCAGGTTTTTTCAAGACCCCAAAGCCTCATTGACGTGCCGTTCCACTTCTGCCCGGGCTGTCACCATGGCATCATCCACCGCCTGACGGCCGAATGCATCGATCGGTATGCCTTGCAGCAAACGTCCATCGCAGTGGCCTCTGTCGGCTGCTCGGTCTTTCTGTATGATTATCTGGACATCGATGTGCTCGAGGCCCCGCACGGACGCGCAGCAGCAGTCGCGACCGGTGTCAAGCGGGCCCGGCCCGACCGCTTCGTCTTCACCTATCAGGGGGACGGGGATCTCGCCGCTATCGGGACCGCCGAAATCATCCACGCCGCCAACCGCGGAGAACACATCACGGTCATCTTCGTCAACAATACGGTCTTCGGAATGACCGGCGGCCAAATGGCTCCGACCACGATGCCCGGGCAGGAAACCACGACGACACCGTTTGGAAGAGATCCGGCCGTAAACGGTTTCCCCATCCGGATGGCGGAACTTTTGGGCGGACTGACCGGCACGACCTTCGTCGCCCGAGGGGCGGTCGACACCCCTAAGAACCTCGTGAAGACCCGCAAGTACCTGCAGCGCGCCTTCGAGGTTCAGACCACCGGCGAAGGGTTCGGTTTCGTGGAGATCCTTTCCGCCTGTCCAACGAACTGGAAAATGTCGCCGGAGCGCGCCAACAAGCGGGTCAAGGAAGAGATGATCCCCTATTTCCCGCTGGGCATCTTCAAGGGGGGTGAAGCATAA
- a CDS encoding hypothetical protein (Evidence 5 : Unknown function), with protein sequence MFFCDLQCIYACWPKEAGLDGSGSCQTFQAVYCEKKGRHVHKNMPCREKIPRVASAGSDDRTDPL encoded by the coding sequence ATGTTTTTCTGTGACCTTCAATGCATCTATGCCTGTTGGCCGAAAGAGGCAGGGCTGGACGGGTCCGGGAGTTGCCAAACCTTCCAGGCGGTCTACTGCGAGAAAAAGGGCAGGCATGTCCACAAGAACATGCCCTGCCGGGAAAAGATTCCACGCGTTGCAAGCGCTGGCTCCGATGATCGAACCGATCCCCTATAA
- a CDS encoding MGS-like domain protein → MAKIERAIISVTDKTGVVQFASALAPLGVQILSTGGTARTLRDGGLTVTDISQYTGFPEMLDGRVKTLHPKVHGGLLGLRDNREHRDMMSRHGIQTIDMLVVNLYQFEKTVADPQVTLEQAIENIDIGGPAMLRSAAKNFRDVTVLVDPADYRRVLDEMTASGGETTLKTRFELAKKVFALTHRYDGAISQYLGSVEL, encoded by the coding sequence ATGGCTAAAATCGAGCGTGCAATCATCAGCGTGACAGACAAAACCGGTGTCGTCCAATTTGCATCGGCTCTAGCCCCTTTGGGGGTCCAGATCCTGTCTACCGGTGGGACAGCCCGAACCCTGCGTGACGGTGGCCTCACCGTTACGGACATCTCGCAGTACACCGGATTTCCGGAAATGCTGGACGGAAGGGTCAAGACCCTGCATCCCAAGGTCCACGGCGGACTGCTCGGGTTGAGAGACAACCGCGAACACAGGGACATGATGTCGCGCCACGGCATTCAGACCATCGACATGCTCGTGGTCAATCTTTATCAGTTCGAAAAAACGGTCGCCGATCCTCAGGTCACCCTGGAGCAGGCCATAGAAAATATCGACATCGGGGGACCGGCCATGCTGCGCTCTGCAGCGAAAAATTTCCGGGATGTCACGGTGCTCGTCGATCCAGCGGATTACCGCCGGGTCCTGGATGAAATGACGGCATCGGGTGGAGAGACCACCCTGAAAACACGTTTCGAACTGGCCAAAAAGGTTTTCGCGCTGACTCATCGCTATGACGGCGCAATCTCGCAGTATCTGGGCAGCGTCGAGTTATAG
- a CDS encoding Aminotransferase, class IV, which translates to MMKLPEITRTDFLDRLGTREKPWRHNYLTMYSTQWGGFTTDPDLMLIPVDDHLVHRGDGVFDVMRCVDGKIYQMEEHLKRLNRSARAISLSPPEVYADIRELIRFLVRKGGLKDCLIRLVLSRGPGSFTANPFDCPESQLYVNVIRFKGLPETYYREGISIITSRIPIKKSFFATIKSCDYLPNVLMKMEAIEAGCGYSVGLDEKGFLAEGSTENLGIITVEGVLKFPGLDTTLSGITEQRVFELARQLVQEGHLKDAVFGEIPPDEAYQAREVFLTGTSLDILPVVRFDSRTIGDGTPGPGYARLHRLLREDMRNNERLLTPVNWEDAQ; encoded by the coding sequence ATGATGAAACTTCCAGAGATCACCAGAACCGATTTCCTCGACCGTCTCGGCACCCGGGAAAAACCCTGGCGCCATAACTATCTGACGATGTACTCGACCCAATGGGGGGGATTCACGACGGATCCCGATCTGATGCTGATCCCTGTCGACGACCACCTTGTCCACCGGGGCGACGGGGTCTTCGATGTCATGCGCTGCGTCGACGGCAAGATCTACCAGATGGAGGAGCATCTCAAGCGCCTGAACCGTTCGGCCCGCGCCATTTCTCTGTCCCCGCCCGAAGTCTATGCCGATATTAGAGAACTGATCCGGTTTCTCGTACGGAAAGGCGGTCTGAAGGACTGCCTGATCCGCCTCGTGCTGTCTCGTGGCCCGGGAAGCTTCACGGCCAACCCATTCGATTGTCCTGAAAGCCAGCTCTACGTCAACGTGATCCGGTTCAAGGGCCTGCCAGAAACCTACTACCGGGAAGGCATCTCCATCATTACAAGCCGCATCCCCATCAAGAAATCGTTTTTTGCCACCATCAAATCCTGTGACTATCTGCCCAATGTCCTGATGAAGATGGAGGCGATCGAGGCAGGCTGCGGGTATTCCGTCGGCTTGGATGAAAAAGGGTTTCTCGCCGAGGGTTCGACGGAAAACCTTGGCATCATCACCGTGGAAGGGGTTCTGAAATTCCCCGGACTGGACACGACGCTTTCGGGCATTACCGAGCAGCGTGTTTTCGAGCTGGCCCGGCAGCTGGTGCAGGAGGGACACCTCAAAGACGCCGTCTTCGGTGAGATACCCCCCGATGAGGCCTATCAGGCCCGGGAGGTTTTCCTCACTGGGACCTCTCTCGACATCCTGCCGGTTGTTCGCTTCGACAGCCGCACCATCGGTGACGGAACCCCCGGTCCGGGCTATGCCCGATTGCATAGACTTCTTCGAGAGGATATGAGAAACAACGAACGGCTGCTCACGCCCGTCAACTGGGAAGACGCCCAATAA
- a CDS encoding conserved hypothetical protein (Evidence 4 : Unknown function but conserved in other organisms): MERVARVTEIIAASPHSFDEAIRVGFERANRTLRGITGLRVIEQRVSVEEGQIKEFRVRLEVIFVLET; the protein is encoded by the coding sequence ATGGAACGTGTTGCAAGGGTAACGGAGATCATCGCAGCGTCACCCCACAGTTTCGATGAAGCCATCCGGGTCGGTTTCGAAAGGGCGAACCGCACTCTGCGGGGAATCACCGGGTTGCGTGTCATCGAGCAGCGTGTCTCCGTAGAAGAAGGACAAATCAAAGAGTTTCGCGTGCGTCTGGAGGTCATTTTCGTCCTCGAAACGTAA
- a CDS encoding Flavodoxin, with translation MVCSILVVYHSQGGNTRKMAEAVAAGAGEVEGVRVILKEAFQATLADLVDCDGLVLGSPEYFGYMAGALKDFFDRTYESARGERKVFKKPYAVFVSAGNDGRGALAAIERICIGYPLKKIYEAVIARGELTEQDLTACRELGQTVAAGCDAAIY, from the coding sequence ATGGTCTGTTCAATCCTGGTGGTTTATCACTCCCAGGGAGGCAACACGCGCAAGATGGCGGAAGCCGTTGCGGCTGGTGCTGGGGAGGTGGAGGGCGTCCGCGTGATTCTGAAAGAGGCCTTCCAGGCAACGCTTGCGGATCTGGTTGACTGCGACGGATTGGTCCTCGGATCACCGGAGTATTTCGGGTACATGGCGGGGGCGCTCAAAGATTTCTTCGATAGAACCTACGAATCCGCCAGAGGCGAAAGAAAGGTTTTCAAGAAACCCTATGCGGTCTTTGTCAGCGCCGGAAACGATGGGCGAGGCGCTCTTGCGGCGATTGAGCGGATCTGCATCGGTTATCCACTCAAGAAAATCTATGAAGCGGTCATCGCCCGCGGAGAATTGACGGAACAGGACCTGACGGCGTGCCGTGAGTTGGGGCAAACGGTGGCGGCCGGCTGTGACGCAGCCATCTACTAG
- a CDS encoding conserved hypothetical protein (Evidence 4 : Unknown function but conserved in other organisms), translated as MSRFMQIEIRIKQVYEAGFASDFPRIADFLRLAGYGEVLEAEPSFYALVDRLEMLARDPHVPEQMKPALKRLLPVMLDLRNKARETLLQRELDALDRLLYQLEDAFEDLESQL; from the coding sequence ATGAGCCGATTCATGCAGATCGAGATCCGTATCAAACAGGTTTATGAGGCCGGCTTCGCTTCAGATTTTCCCCGTATCGCAGATTTTTTGAGGCTTGCCGGCTACGGTGAGGTCCTGGAAGCCGAGCCGTCGTTCTACGCCCTGGTCGACCGCCTGGAGATGCTTGCGCGGGACCCGCATGTCCCGGAGCAGATGAAGCCTGCCCTGAAGCGTCTTCTGCCCGTTATGCTCGACCTGCGCAATAAGGCCCGGGAAACGCTTCTCCAGCGGGAGTTGGATGCACTTGATCGACTGCTCTATCAACTGGAAGACGCCTTCGAAGATCTCGAAAGCCAGCTGTAA
- a CDS encoding hypothetical protein (Evidence 5 : Unknown function): MVFLANLGVNLHVCLCGDPEVASAQTLDFLDIGQKSSFPDGNWGLRGNGLFGQSWRQSARLFVRRPLGRLRTNG, translated from the coding sequence ATGGTCTTTTTGGCCAATCTTGGCGTCAATCTGCACGTTTGCTTGTGCGGCGACCCAGAGGTCGCCTCCGCGCAAACGCTTGATTTCCTTGATATTGGCCAAAAATCCTCATTTCCGGATGGAAACTGGGGTCTGCGGGGAAATGGTCTTTTTGGCCAATCTTGGCGTCAATCTGCCCGTTTGTTTGTGCGGCGACCACTAGGTCGCCTCCGCACAAACGGTTGA
- the sudA gene encoding Sulfide dehydrogenase subunit alpha: MAETTEKKEKVPRQPMPEQSAEVRRRNFEEVPRGYTAEMAMKEAERCLQCKNPACMNGCPVSIEIPAFIKHVKEGDFTKAARKIWERNALPAVCGRVCPQEIQCEGQCILGKKGEPVAIGNLERFVADWERANGKGDLPPKAEPTGKRVAVVGSGPSGLTVAGDLILKGHDVTIFEAFHKPGGVLVYGIPEFRLPKEIVYSEVNFLERLGAKLHCNSVVGRTVSVDELFEEGFDAVYIGVGAGLPSFLKIPGENLIGIYSANEYLTRANLMKAYLFPEYDTPIVRGKDVVVLGAGNVAMDSARTAMRLGADRVRIVYRRSRDEMPARKAEIHHAEEEGIEFHLLTAPTRFVGDENGRVKAMECLKMELGEPDASGRRRPVPIEGSKFTLDCDLAVISVGAGANPLLTRSTEGLQLTKWGYIIADPETGKTTKKGVWAGGDIVTGQATVILAMGAGRMASDSIHKYLTWGW, from the coding sequence ATGGCGGAAACGACGGAAAAGAAGGAAAAAGTGCCCAGACAGCCCATGCCGGAGCAGTCCGCAGAGGTGCGGCGAAGGAACTTTGAAGAGGTTCCGAGAGGATACACGGCGGAGATGGCGATGAAGGAGGCCGAGCGATGCCTGCAATGCAAGAATCCGGCCTGCATGAACGGCTGTCCCGTGTCGATCGAGATTCCGGCCTTCATCAAACATGTCAAGGAGGGCGATTTTACCAAGGCCGCCCGTAAGATATGGGAGCGGAACGCCCTGCCGGCGGTCTGCGGCCGTGTGTGCCCCCAGGAGATCCAGTGCGAAGGCCAGTGCATCCTCGGGAAAAAAGGCGAGCCCGTGGCGATCGGCAACCTGGAGCGCTTCGTGGCCGATTGGGAAAGGGCGAACGGAAAGGGCGACCTGCCACCCAAGGCCGAGCCGACCGGGAAGCGCGTGGCTGTCGTAGGATCCGGACCTTCGGGTCTGACCGTCGCCGGCGACCTGATCCTGAAAGGCCACGACGTGACGATCTTCGAAGCCTTCCACAAACCGGGAGGCGTGCTCGTCTACGGGATCCCCGAGTTCCGGCTCCCCAAAGAGATCGTGTATTCGGAAGTCAATTTTCTCGAGCGGCTCGGCGCAAAGCTGCATTGCAACTCGGTGGTCGGGCGTACGGTCTCCGTTGACGAACTGTTCGAAGAGGGATTCGATGCCGTCTATATCGGCGTCGGGGCAGGACTGCCGAGTTTCCTCAAGATCCCGGGCGAAAACCTGATCGGTATCTATTCGGCCAATGAGTACCTCACACGGGCCAACCTGATGAAGGCCTATCTCTTCCCCGAGTACGACACGCCGATCGTGCGCGGGAAGGATGTGGTCGTGCTGGGCGCCGGTAACGTGGCCATGGACTCGGCCCGAACGGCCATGCGGCTCGGGGCGGACCGGGTGAGGATCGTGTACCGGCGTTCACGGGACGAGATGCCTGCCAGAAAGGCCGAGATCCATCATGCCGAGGAGGAAGGGATCGAATTCCACCTGCTGACGGCGCCGACTCGCTTTGTCGGGGATGAAAACGGACGCGTCAAGGCCATGGAATGCCTCAAGATGGAACTGGGCGAACCAGATGCCTCGGGACGCCGCCGCCCCGTGCCGATCGAGGGGTCCAAGTTCACGCTGGACTGCGACCTGGCGGTCATTTCGGTCGGAGCCGGTGCGAACCCGCTGCTGACGCGGAGCACGGAAGGGCTGCAGTTGACGAAGTGGGGCTACATCATCGCTGACCCCGAAACGGGAAAGACGACCAAGAAGGGCGTGTGGGCCGGAGGCGATATCGTCACCGGGCAGGCCACCGTTATCCTGGCCATGGGCGCCGGGCGGATGGCGTCCGATTCGATCCACAAATATCTGACCTGGGGCTGGTAG